From the genome of Gemmatimonadota bacterium:
GGTCGAGGACGAGCAGCGCGCCGGTCAGGGGGTTCCCGCTCCTCCCGTCCCGCTGCTCCGGGCCGGGGCGGCCGCGGCGGCAATCCCCGCTCGCCCGCCCGGCCCCGCGCCGCGCCCCAGCACCGTGAGCGTCGCCAGGTCCGCGGTCACGTTGGTCGTGGTTCGGAACATGTCCGGGATCGTGTCCACGCCCAGGAGGATCCCGATGCCTTCCACGGGCAACCCGGCCGCCAGCAGTACCGGCACCATGACGATGATAGAACCGCCGGGGATCCCGGGTACGGTGAAGCTGGTGACCATGGAGGTGACGGCGATGGTGGCGAGCTGCGCGGGTTCCAGCGACACCCCGTACAGCCGGGCAATGAACAGCGCGCCCGCCGTCTGCCCGATCACGGCCCCGAGGCGGAGCGTGGACGCGGCCAGGGGCAGGAAGAAGCGGACCAGCTCGGGCGGCAGCCCGAGTCGGCTCTCCATGCCCTCGATCATGGCCGGGAGCGAGGCCAGCGAAGAGCGGGAGCTGATGGCCACCGCCTGGGCGGGCGCACTGGCTCGGGCGAAGCTGCGCAGCGGCACCCGGCCGAAGTAGGCGGCCACGGGATAGAGCGTGGCAATGGCCAGCGCGCACATGGTCGAGACCAGGGCAATGTAGTAGACCACCGCGCCCGCGGCGGCCGCGCCCATACGCGCGGCGAGCGGCAGCGCCAGTGCGAAGACCCCCACTGGCGCGAGGGCCAGGATCCAGCGCACCAGCAGGAGCATGGCCTCGGCGAGCGCGCGGAAGAAGCGCGCCAGGTCCTGACGCAGTGGCTCGCCCAGGCGGCTGGCGGCGAGGCCGAGGGCGAGGGAGAAGAGGATGAGCGGGAGCAACGCGCCGTCGGCTGCGGCGCGTACGGGGTTAGTGGGGACCAGGTCTACCACCCACTGCGCGAAGCCTGGTAGTCTTCGGGCGCTCTCGGCGGCGGGCTCGGCCAGACTGGCGGCGCTCGCCCGCAGCGTCGCCGCGGCCGCCGGGTCGATGGTCAGCCCGCCGAGCAGGGGCGGGATGGCGGTCACGCTGAGCGCCGCGGCGGCGGCCAGCAGCGCGAGGAAGAGCAGCAGCCCGCGCCCACCGATGCGGCCGATCGCGCCCGGGTCGCTGGCCGAGGCCACGGCCCCGACCAGGCTCGAGACGACCAGGGGGATGACCGTCATGCGAATGGCGTTCACCCACAGAGTCCCGACGGGCTCGAGCGCGACCGCCGCGCGGGCGAGGGCGGGCTCGCCCGATGCGGAGACGGCGATCCCGGCTCCGAGCCCGGCGAGCAGGCCGATCAGCACCCGGGTGGTGAGGGACATGCGCCGGGCAGCTTAGCGGCTTCTGCGGTTGCTCCACAAGCGCCGGCCGCCTGCGCTGGGGGGCGCTTCTCTTGGCGTTGGCCGCCGCCCCCGGCCGGCTGCTTACCTGCTCTCCTGAAGCTGACCGCCGCTGGCAAGGTAGGCCCGCACCAGGCCGGTGATGTCGGCGCACGCCTGGTCCCTGAGCTGCGCGTTGAGCTGGTCCTCGATCCAGGCGCGATCCAGCCAGTCGGGGGTCTTCTCGAGGTCCAGCCCCAGCACACGGATCTCGGACAGGCAGATCAGCGCGCGCCGGACGGCCGACTCGGGGATCGGCCCGGGCAGCGCCGTCACGGCGTACGTGAGCTGGCCGTCGGCGCGGGATGCGAAGCGGAACTGCCCGCTGGTCGATCTCCGCAGCGGGCCACGCCTATGTCTCTCCTGGATCCGGGCGCGGGCCTCGAGGCGCGGCCCGGGGCAATCCACGAGCTGGAGGTCGGGGTCCGAGATGGTCACGTTGTGCCCGCCCCGCGGCGGCGGCTTGACCGGAAACGCGGCGTCCAGCCCGGCCGCCAGCACGAGTCGAAGTTGCCCGGCGGTGGCGACCAGGCAGGGATCGATGGTCGTGGTCCGCGTGGGCAGGTCGGTGTTACCCGCCTCGGGCGGGGTCTGCGCATGGGCCGGCCGGGCCGCGGCCCAGCAGCCGGCCACCGTGACCGCACCCGCCAGCACGAGTCGTGACGCGCAACCGTCTATTGGTGTCCCGGGCCTCGCGGTGCGCCGAAAAAGTTGTTTCCGCCCTGTCATGCGAGGTATACTAGACTCATCCCGTCGTCAGATTCTCGTCTAGAGTCGTTTTCCGAGGCCACGATGTTCCGGCTCCGGCTTTTTGGTGGTGTCGCGCTGGAAGGCCCTTCAGGTCCGGCCACCGGCCGGGTCGTCCAGCGCCGGCGGCTGGGACTGCTCGCGCTGGTCGCGGGCGCGCCCGACGGCGTCATCAGCCGTGACAAACTGATCGCCTATCTCTGGCCGGAGCTCGAGACCTCCCGCGCCCGCCACCTGCTCTCGGATGCCCTGTACGTGCTGAACAAGGCACTGGCGCCGGGGGCGCTGGTCGCGGCGGGCGACGACGTGCGGCTCAACCCCCGACTGGTCTGGGCCGACGTGCGCTCGTTCCAGGAGCTGCTGGCGCGGGGTGCGCTGGCGCAGGCTGTCGAGCTCTACCGCGGCCCGTTCCTGGACGGCTTTTTTGTCGGTGGGTCAGGCGATTTCGAGGAGTGGGCGGAAGCCAAGCGGCAGGAGTACGACCGCGAGTTCCGGAAGGCGGTCGAGACGCTTGCCTGCGCCGCGGAGGCTGCGACCGATTTCCCGGGCGCGGCCCGCTGGTGGGAGCGGCTGGCCCGCCACGATCCTTACGATGCGGCGCTCGCGCTCCGGGTGCTGCGGGCGCAGGCCGCGGCTGGCGATGCGCAGGGCGCCTTGCGCAGCGACCGGGCGCGTCGCGAGCTGATCCGGCGGGAGTTCGGCGCCGAGCCGGAGGACGAGGCGACGGCCTTCGCCCGCG
Proteins encoded in this window:
- a CDS encoding dicarboxylate/amino acid:cation symporter gives rise to the protein MSLTTRVLIGLLAGLGAGIAVSASGEPALARAAVALEPVGTLWVNAIRMTVIPLVVSSLVGAVASASDPGAIGRIGGRGLLLFLALLAAAAALSVTAIPPLLGGLTIDPAAAATLRASAASLAEPAAESARRLPGFAQWVVDLVPTNPVRAAADGALLPLILFSLALGLAASRLGEPLRQDLARFFRALAEAMLLLVRWILALAPVGVFALALPLAARMGAAAAGAVVYYIALVSTMCALAIATLYPVAAYFGRVPLRSFARASAPAQAVAISSRSSLASLPAMIEGMESRLGLPPELVRFFLPLAASTLRLGAVIGQTAGALFIARLYGVSLEPAQLATIAVTSMVTSFTVPGIPGGSIIVMVPVLLAAGLPVEGIGILLGVDTIPDMFRTTTNVTADLATLTVLGRGAGPGGRAGIAAAAAPARSSGTGGAGTP